The proteins below are encoded in one region of Lactuca sativa cultivar Salinas chromosome 3, Lsat_Salinas_v11, whole genome shotgun sequence:
- the LOC111920895 gene encoding LIM domain-containing protein WLIM2b yields MAFSGTIQKCKACDKTVHFVEMISADGVPFHRSCFRCTQCNGKLVMSSYFQLEGKLYCKPHFDQKFKEMGGISRVPSNKASEMGRSPSKMSTMFSGTQDKCAVCHKTVYPLEKVTVEGEFYHKQCFKCVQGGCKLTPSNYAALDGNLFCRAHFSQLFKEKGNYAHLSNTASMKKNSEAAGKTVDSAGGEAEPETSE; encoded by the exons ATGGCATTTAGTGGGACAATACAGAAATGTAAGGCATGTGATAAGACTGTTCATTTCGTTGAAATGATTTCTGCTGATGGAGTCCCTTTCCATCGGTCCTGCTTTAGATGCACCCAGTGCAATGGGAAACTTGTG ATGAGTAGCTACTTTCAATTGGAGGGAAAACTGTATTGCAAGCCCCATTTTGATCAAAAGTTTAAGGAGATGGGAGGCATATCCAGAGTACCAT CAAACAAAGCAAGTGAAATG GGAAGGAGCCCAAGCAAAATGTCAACGATGTTCAGTGGGACCCAAGATAAATGTGCAGTTTGTCATAAAACTGTTTATCCACTAGAAAAG gtaaccGTGGAGGGAGAATTTTATCATAAGCAGTGCTTCAAATGTGTACAAGGAGGGTGCAAACTGACACCGTCAAATTACGCAGCTTTAGATGGGAATTTATTTTGCAGGGCCCACTTTTCTCAGCTATTTAAAGAGAAAGGTAATTATGCTCACCTCTCCAACACAGCCTCCATGAAGAAGAACTCCGAAGCTGCTGGAAAAACAGTCGACTCTGCGGGAGGAGAGGCAGAACCAGAAACATCTGAATAA